The proteins below are encoded in one region of Methanoculleus taiwanensis:
- a CDS encoding KTSC domain-containing protein, with protein MQRTAVTSAVIESIGYDRGSRALEIAFVDGWVVQYYQVPSTVYQDLVETMPPDPYFYGMIEGQYPSSPVKEAYR; from the coding sequence ATGCAGCGAACAGCCGTTACCTCCGCAGTCATCGAATCGATAGGCTACGACCGGGGCAGCCGGGCGCTTGAGATCGCGTTCGTCGACGGCTGGGTAGTCCAGTACTACCAGGTGCCCTCGACGGTCTACCAGGACCTTGTGGAGACGATGCCGCCCGACCCTTACTTCTACGGGATGATCGAGGGACAGTATCCGTCCTCACCGGTGAAAGAGGCCTACCGGTGA
- a CDS encoding ferrous iron transporter B yields MKRIVLMGNPNVGKSGMFSRLTGAHVITSNYPGTTVDYSRGTIHVDGAAVELVDAPGTYSLEPSNAAEETAAAMLETADLIVSVVDATNLERNLFLTLEVLERGKPVIVALNLWDEAVHQGIAVDVERLEDLLGVPVVATVGLSGQGISDLIGRLDEARPTGTIAPMDAEERWKTVGRITDAVQTITHRHPTLRDRLAEASVRPGSGILIALGVIAAAFWAVRLIGESLIQYIFEPLFDLYTPFVLQLSDLLGPGILHDILIGRLSDGGIDYVEAMGLLTTGLYVPFAMVLPYIVAFYLMLSIMEDSGYLPRLATLTDTFFHRLGMHGYGIIPLFLGLGCNVPGVLATRVLETRKQRFIAATLLGISIPCMAQIAMIFGVLGSFGMQYVAAVFLTLALVYLAAGLVLNRFIGGECPEIFLEIPPYRMPGARLTLKKTWTRVRGFIMEAVPYLFLGILIVNLLYTAGILDALGILLAPLMEGWLGLPPEATTALLVGILRKDLAVGMLVPLGMTPVQLVIAVTMLTMYFPCIATFAVLLRELGARDMLLSAAVMTGTALIVGGLMHLVLAGLFGGGL; encoded by the coding sequence ATGAAGCGCATCGTCCTGATGGGCAACCCGAACGTCGGCAAGAGCGGGATGTTTTCGCGGCTGACCGGGGCGCACGTCATCACCTCGAATTATCCGGGTACGACCGTGGACTACTCACGGGGCACCATACATGTCGACGGGGCGGCTGTCGAACTCGTCGACGCTCCCGGAACCTACTCCCTTGAGCCCTCCAATGCCGCCGAAGAGACAGCGGCCGCGATGCTGGAGACGGCCGACCTGATCGTCAGCGTCGTCGACGCGACCAACCTGGAACGAAACCTCTTCCTGACGCTCGAGGTGCTTGAGCGGGGAAAACCGGTCATCGTGGCGCTCAATCTCTGGGATGAGGCGGTGCACCAGGGAATCGCCGTCGACGTCGAACGCCTCGAAGACCTGCTGGGTGTGCCGGTCGTTGCGACGGTCGGACTCTCCGGGCAGGGGATCAGCGACCTGATCGGCAGGCTCGACGAGGCACGGCCGACCGGCACCATCGCACCCATGGACGCGGAGGAGCGATGGAAGACCGTCGGTCGGATCACAGACGCGGTGCAAACGATCACCCATCGGCACCCCACCCTTCGCGACCGGCTCGCGGAGGCGAGTGTCCGGCCGGGAAGCGGCATTCTCATCGCTCTCGGGGTTATTGCAGCCGCTTTCTGGGCGGTACGGCTGATCGGCGAGAGTCTTATCCAGTACATCTTCGAACCGCTCTTTGATCTCTACACGCCCTTCGTCCTGCAGCTCTCCGATCTCCTCGGCCCGGGCATCCTGCACGACATCCTGATCGGGAGGCTGAGCGACGGCGGGATCGACTACGTCGAAGCGATGGGGTTGCTGACGACCGGTCTTTACGTCCCCTTCGCCATGGTGCTGCCGTATATCGTGGCATTTTATCTCATGCTCTCGATCATGGAGGACTCCGGCTACCTTCCGAGGCTCGCGACGCTGACCGACACCTTCTTTCACCGGCTGGGCATGCACGGCTATGGGATCATCCCGCTCTTCCTTGGGCTCGGCTGCAACGTCCCCGGCGTTCTCGCAACGAGGGTGCTTGAGACGCGGAAGCAGCGGTTCATCGCCGCGACCCTGCTCGGGATCTCCATTCCGTGCATGGCGCAGATCGCAATGATCTTCGGGGTGCTCGGATCCTTTGGGATGCAATACGTGGCGGCGGTCTTTCTCACGCTCGCGCTCGTTTACCTGGCGGCAGGGCTCGTCCTGAACCGGTTCATCGGCGGGGAATGCCCGGAGATCTTCCTCGAGATCCCGCCTTACCGGATGCCGGGGGCCCGGTTGACCCTCAAGAAGACCTGGACGCGGGTGCGCGGATTCATCATGGAAGCGGTCCCGTACCTCTTTCTCGGTATCCTGATCGTCAACCTGCTCTATACCGCCGGTATCCTCGATGCGCTGGGCATCCTGCTCGCCCCGCTGATGGAGGGCTGGCTCGGGCTGCCGCCGGAGGCGACGACCGCGCTCCTGGTCGGCATCCTGCGCAAAGATCTGGCCGTCGGAATGCTCGTTCCCCTGGGAATGACGCCGGTACAGCTGGTGATCGCGGTGACGATGCTGACAATGTACTTCCCCTGCATTGCCACGTTCGCGGTGCTCCTCCGGGAGCTCGGTGCGAGAGACATGCTCCTTTCAGCTGCCGTCATGACCGGGACGGCGCTGATCGTCGGCGGGCTGATGCACCTGGTGCTGGCAGGGCTTTTCGGAGGCGGACTGTGA
- a CDS encoding DUF5661 family protein, with amino-acid sequence MPERAVTTEEAKMIGEALGLTWDRFDVEQFRQGMEVELEHGLHDPATNVTNDDLLVTGKIALAHLNEFPDYYDRLEVMEEEAKRYWSGRR; translated from the coding sequence ATGCCAGAGAGAGCGGTCACCACGGAAGAAGCAAAGATGATCGGCGAAGCGCTCGGCCTGACCTGGGATCGGTTCGACGTCGAGCAGTTCCGGCAGGGGATGGAGGTCGAACTCGAGCACGGCCTGCACGATCCGGCGACGAACGTGACGAACGACGACCTTCTGGTCACCGGCAAGATCGCTCTTGCGCACCTCAACGAGTTCCCGGACTATTACGACCGGCTCGAGGTCATGGAAGAAGAGGCGAAGCGCTACTGGAGCGGCAGAAGATAA
- a CDS encoding GNAT family N-acetyltransferase, giving the protein MTRQPTLATERLLLRPMTLTDAPEVQRLAGDYDVAANALDIPYPYPDGVAGSWIAGHEEGFVLGEMVVFAVTPADDDLLIGAIGLMNIDRRHRRGELGYWIGKPYWNRGYATEAAGAIIAYGFGGLGLNRIYAMYFTRNPASARVMQKCGMAYEGCLRRHVQKWGFFEDIGIYGIVKEEYLAGSAGRDHRSRRTKTA; this is encoded by the coding sequence ATGACCCGTCAGCCCACGCTTGCGACCGAGCGGCTCCTCCTTCGCCCGATGACCCTTACTGACGCCCCGGAGGTGCAGCGGCTCGCCGGGGACTACGACGTTGCGGCGAATGCCCTCGATATCCCCTATCCGTACCCGGACGGCGTGGCGGGGTCCTGGATCGCCGGCCACGAAGAAGGGTTCGTGCTCGGGGAGATGGTGGTCTTTGCGGTCACCCCCGCCGACGACGACCTGCTCATCGGTGCGATCGGACTCATGAACATCGACCGGCGGCACCGGCGCGGAGAGCTCGGTTACTGGATAGGAAAGCCTTACTGGAACCGGGGCTATGCCACCGAGGCTGCAGGGGCGATCATTGCATACGGGTTCGGGGGGCTCGGTTTAAACCGGATTTACGCGATGTACTTTACCCGGAACCCCGCCTCGGCGAGGGTTATGCAGAAGTGCGGCATGGCCTACGAAGGGTGCCTCCGCCGGCATGTGCAGAAGTGGGGTTTTTTTGAGGATATCGGGATCTACGGGATTGTAAAAGAGGAGTACCTCGCGGGAAGTGCCGGCCGGGATCATCGCTCCCGCCGGACGAAGACGGCATAG
- a CDS encoding tyrosine--tRNA ligase translates to MDPYSLATRNTVEVVMEDELRSLLDRPAKSVYAGYEPSGEIHLGHLVTVNKLMDLQEAGFDVTILIADLHAFLNRKGTMDEIRDLAEYNRRCFEALGLTGVNYVLGSDVQLTPEYELQVLKLSQEITVNRARRSMDEVGRQMEHPTVSQMVYPIMQMVDIATLKVEAAVGGIDQRKIHMLAREHLPSVGYPAPVCIHTPIINGLDGKKMSSSAGNVISVADSEEEIEKKMKKAFCPPEIEENPVLQILKYHVFPRVGTAVVKRPEKFGGDADFGTYEAIEQAYAAGSIHPLDLKKTAARYLIDIFADARDCIHG, encoded by the coding sequence ATGGATCCCTACTCACTGGCAACGAGGAATACGGTAGAGGTCGTCATGGAGGACGAACTGCGCTCACTCCTTGACCGTCCCGCAAAAAGTGTCTACGCGGGGTATGAACCGAGCGGTGAGATCCATCTCGGACATCTCGTCACCGTCAACAAACTGATGGATCTGCAGGAAGCGGGATTTGACGTCACGATCCTGATCGCCGACCTCCACGCATTCCTGAACCGGAAAGGGACGATGGACGAGATCCGGGATCTCGCGGAGTACAATCGCCGCTGCTTCGAGGCGCTCGGCCTCACCGGGGTAAACTACGTTCTCGGCTCCGACGTGCAGCTGACGCCGGAGTATGAACTGCAGGTGCTTAAACTCTCGCAGGAGATCACCGTCAACCGCGCCCGGCGGAGCATGGACGAGGTCGGCAGGCAGATGGAGCACCCCACGGTCTCGCAGATGGTCTACCCGATCATGCAGATGGTCGATATCGCGACCCTCAAGGTCGAAGCTGCGGTCGGCGGGATCGACCAGCGGAAGATCCATATGCTGGCACGCGAACACCTCCCCTCCGTCGGCTACCCGGCACCGGTCTGTATCCACACCCCGATCATCAACGGTCTTGACGGCAAGAAGATGTCCTCCTCGGCGGGCAACGTCATCTCGGTCGCCGACTCGGAAGAGGAGATCGAGAAGAAGATGAAGAAGGCCTTCTGCCCACCGGAAATCGAAGAGAACCCGGTGCTCCAGATACTGAAATACCATGTCTTCCCGCGGGTCGGGACGGCCGTCGTGAAGCGGCCCGAGAAGTTCGGCGGAGACGCCGATTTTGGGACGTACGAAGCGATCGAGCAGGCCTACGCCGCCGGCAGCATCCATCCCCTCGACCTGAAGAAGACCGCCGCCCGCTACCTGATCGATATCTTCGCCGACGCACGCGACTGTATACACGGGTGA
- a CDS encoding type II glyceraldehyde-3-phosphate dehydrogenase: protein MIKVAINGYGTIGKRVADAVAAQPDMEVIGVSKTSVSAEAFIAGKRGYPLYITDLSKREAFEKAGIAVAGDVEEMIKKADIIVDATPGGVGAKNKPIYELYQKKAIYQGGEDHEVAGTSFNAHANYKEAIDKQFVRVVSCNTTGLVRVINALDQAFGVRKVRAVMVRRGGDPNDIKRGPIDAIVLNPQTIPSHHGPDVQTVLPQINIVTMAMIVPTTFMHMHTIHAELDKETNRDEVLKIFREHSRIGLVTKATKITSNAELREYTQDLGRPRTDLWENGVFEDSVSVLDGKEFFCFQAIHQEADVIPENIDAIRAMMGTVKDPAESIRMTNDALGFVAI from the coding sequence ATGATCAAAGTAGCCATCAACGGGTACGGCACCATCGGCAAAAGGGTGGCCGATGCGGTTGCCGCTCAGCCTGATATGGAAGTTATCGGCGTATCCAAGACAAGCGTCAGCGCTGAGGCGTTCATTGCCGGAAAGCGCGGCTACCCTCTTTATATCACCGACCTCTCGAAACGCGAGGCGTTCGAGAAGGCCGGGATCGCGGTCGCCGGCGACGTCGAGGAGATGATCAAGAAGGCCGATATCATCGTCGACGCCACTCCCGGCGGTGTCGGGGCGAAGAATAAGCCGATCTACGAACTCTACCAGAAGAAAGCAATCTACCAGGGCGGCGAGGATCACGAGGTCGCCGGCACGAGCTTCAATGCGCACGCGAACTACAAAGAAGCCATCGACAAACAGTTCGTCCGCGTCGTCTCCTGCAACACCACCGGGCTCGTCCGGGTCATCAACGCACTCGATCAGGCCTTCGGCGTCCGGAAGGTCCGGGCGGTGATGGTGCGCCGCGGCGGCGACCCGAACGACATCAAACGCGGACCGATCGACGCCATCGTCTTAAACCCGCAGACGATCCCGAGCCACCACGGCCCCGACGTTCAGACCGTGCTCCCGCAGATCAACATCGTCACCATGGCGATGATCGTCCCGACGACCTTCATGCACATGCATACCATCCATGCCGAGCTTGACAAGGAGACAAACCGCGATGAGGTTCTGAAGATCTTCCGGGAGCACAGCCGCATCGGCCTCGTCACCAAAGCGACGAAGATCACGAGCAACGCAGAGCTCCGCGAGTATACCCAGGATCTCGGCCGGCCGCGGACGGATCTCTGGGAGAACGGAGTATTCGAGGATTCGGTCTCGGTGCTCGACGGAAAGGAATTCTTCTGCTTCCAGGCGATCCACCAGGAGGCGGACGTCATCCCCGAGAACATCGACGCCATCCGCGCCATGATGGGAACGGTGAAGGATCCGGCGGAATCCATCCGGATGACCAACGACGCGCTCGGCTTTGTGGCCATCTAG
- a CDS encoding KTSC domain-containing protein, whose product MQSRVVASGAITSAEYDQHSGSLDILFGNGETFRYYGVPPDVYRGLMASTSPMAYFEVAIEGRYSFTRTTR is encoded by the coding sequence ATGCAGAGCAGAGTCGTTGCATCAGGAGCGATCACCTCGGCTGAGTACGACCAGCATAGCGGTTCGCTCGATATCCTCTTCGGCAACGGAGAGACCTTCCGCTACTACGGTGTTCCACCGGATGTCTACAGAGGTCTGATGGCGTCGACGTCGCCGATGGCGTACTTCGAGGTCGCAATCGAGGGCCGTTACTCCTTCACCCGAACCACGCGGTGA
- a CDS encoding metal-dependent transcriptional regulator: MRKKTIEEYIETIDALEKREGRAQTGMIAQEIDVKPPSVTEMLRKLEKSGLVEYESYSGATLTPTGRKMACDLQKKHRTVASFLEMLGVDHGIAETDACQIEHHVSPETAERLRLFVDYLRESPFGRECTDHFDRYCRERER; the protein is encoded by the coding sequence GTGAGGAAAAAAACCATCGAAGAGTATATCGAGACGATTGACGCGCTCGAGAAACGAGAGGGGCGGGCGCAGACCGGGATGATCGCGCAGGAGATCGACGTCAAACCGCCTTCAGTGACCGAGATGCTGCGGAAGCTTGAGAAGAGCGGCCTTGTCGAGTACGAATCCTATTCCGGCGCCACACTGACCCCGACCGGAAGGAAGATGGCCTGCGATCTGCAGAAGAAGCACAGAACCGTGGCATCGTTCCTGGAGATGCTCGGCGTCGATCACGGTATCGCAGAAACCGACGCCTGCCAGATCGAACACCACGTGAGCCCCGAGACGGCCGAACGTCTCAGACTTTTTGTAGATTACCTCCGCGAATCGCCATTCGGTCGGGAATGCACGGATCATTTCGACAGGTACTGCAGAGAACGGGAGAGGTGA
- a CDS encoding KTSC domain-containing protein, with product MQREAIESAGLKSIGYDREMEILRMEFESGGVYEYFGVPPAIYDDLLAAESPEWFFREFISERYPYEKVQ from the coding sequence ATGCAGCGGGAAGCGATCGAGTCCGCCGGTCTGAAGTCTATCGGCTACGACCGGGAGATGGAAATTCTCCGTATGGAGTTCGAGAGCGGGGGTGTTTACGAGTACTTCGGGGTCCCGCCGGCGATCTACGATGATCTGCTTGCCGCCGAGTCCCCGGAATGGTTCTTCCGTGAGTTCATCAGCGAGCGGTATCCCTACGAGAAGGTGCAGTAA
- a CDS encoding PHP domain-containing protein — protein MSPLAHRIRFAVPDLSALRAAGSLPVDMHVHTEHSDGRPRVADLLMACRRLGIGVSITDHNQVSGVEEAARLCRENPGFVVVPGMEISAADGPHILLYFGETAELREFYDRHVREYKQTSPCLAIRRTTEDILDAAEGTGAFVVAAHPFGYAFFNKGVCKCIDRGYLDPSVLDRFDGIEAICGNMTHLLNQKATDLALRRNMPATGGTDGHILRDLAGVVTAAEAEDPAGFLEAILRKHACVVGWEKSLLRKGIMGAAVLPKYLPHTIPSLRIHYEQNIPRLRRFIDRSRRRGDG, from the coding sequence ATGTCTCCCCTCGCTCACCGCATCCGGTTCGCCGTCCCCGACCTCTCCGCACTCCGGGCGGCGGGCTCTCTGCCCGTCGATATGCACGTCCATACGGAGCACTCCGACGGCCGGCCCCGGGTGGCCGATCTGCTCATGGCCTGCAGGCGTCTCGGCATCGGTGTTTCGATCACCGATCATAACCAGGTGAGCGGCGTCGAAGAGGCTGCCCGGCTCTGCCGGGAAAACCCGGGCTTCGTCGTCGTTCCCGGAATGGAGATCAGTGCCGCCGACGGCCCGCATATCCTTCTCTACTTTGGAGAGACTGCAGAACTCCGGGAGTTTTACGATCGCCACGTCCGGGAGTACAAGCAGACGAGCCCCTGCCTCGCCATCCGCCGCACCACGGAAGATATCCTGGACGCCGCCGAGGGCACGGGCGCCTTCGTCGTCGCCGCCCACCCGTTCGGCTACGCATTCTTCAACAAGGGCGTCTGCAAGTGTATCGACCGGGGCTACCTCGACCCGTCTGTTCTCGACCGGTTTGACGGGATCGAGGCGATCTGTGGGAACATGACGCATCTCCTGAACCAGAAAGCCACCGATCTTGCCCTCCGGCGGAATATGCCCGCCACCGGGGGGACGGACGGGCACATTCTCCGCGACCTCGCGGGTGTGGTCACGGCGGCGGAGGCCGAGGATCCGGCCGGGTTTCTGGAAGCAATCCTCCGGAAACATGCCTGCGTCGTCGGGTGGGAAAAAAGTCTCCTCCGGAAGGGCATAATGGGTGCCGCCGTCCTCCCGAAGTATCTCCCGCATACGATCCCGTCGCTCCGTATCCACTACGAGCAGAATATTCCCCGCCTCCGGCGGTTCATCGACCGCTCCCGGAGACGGGGTGATGGGTGA
- a CDS encoding right-handed parallel beta-helix repeat-containing protein, whose translation MCGMRMQGINPQNILFRAIIVLILVGLLAMPAAAEEALPDAVRVDATYNEMTPDYGYLNFSSIQPALDAVAEGGTVTVDGGTYTGHLNITQAVSLVTDEDAVIDADGWGLGILICVDDVSVEGFTVIGATTYGIASNMVDNAEITGNTVTVLSDETTLEAPVGIYLNGGAGHIVTENTVTVESDLPEEAGIVAWNVENADVSDNMVTVYAEYVAIVLLDTEALEVHPFAQWGASARQDEVSALEDEGDFKYVEPIGIVVNGTDVLIDENSIGVVATCLGEPGEDAFYGAYPLGIKADGESVEVTDNIIEVESEATDYSYGDGIAARGALALIEGNTITSIVTAEDAEPWGINLYDALKGQVLENEVTIAIFADYADDTYGILAEESGKAQILDNNVTYTAEIGGLDITEAGAGIEGVAVYDCYQSQVAGNDVEVAIMVLAVNGLDIGSEDSGLSSTAAEVYADLTGEIVEGWAGATGIDVDESDEAWVLENEIAVEVLLASVDIAENVSVVEGGIWSTGLLIEDSYGAVAFGNTIDAGFMTAAEGIGSGDNASVAYTRLSSEVAGVVLYDTEDAEVSENCITAESLQITVAEALAAISEDGGLVYLLDTQLAEDETEMNAFAASLDEEGAYAEAIWEGLNETALARTRTTAAAAGIYADTDGDTEIYDNTVDVAIDSLVMDIAMYEVISEDAVTSAVGLAQGFGIIGPDGYDASICGNTVTVESTGAIEAVSAEGEVSAASVLSESQLRVAARGIVGLAEENDISDNTVDIAAIGESEALAFEEVPDSLAVAASLIKTRAVGITIPLAAESYDNEVSDNTVNVLSTLTPVSAAEGVSGEIAAIVQGRAAGIGIRAPNAWISGNEVDVIACVDNATAVAAEASIQEVISENIAIATAQGIVTKNAIVEDNVVSAEGIATGTVISETEELLENADALILTEAVGIGIHDRGLSTMMRNTVTGNGEAALYGYLEGYRLDGFGVAFAEGLGIMTNGGTVAYNNIESGLLGDYKKDIPTSAAYNWWGDASGPSGYGPGTGSPIYGVIYYDDPMTWEPWLTRPYETVLDEDKAYLGIELRPDTGLSKGWNTLSTPIALEDNSWRAITSMGEGLNYSIAYTWDAVSQRWVQVLDTTRISPLDAVYVKLREDARLPVAISPEITSPPVKYLKSGWNLIGPAYAFDQDTLAWDEMKVDKALISIEETPAGLTGYTVVLSPSINDEAWAYTAGAAKTPTMSTGYGYWVQMENPDALAGFSSTPLNLPEIDLGWG comes from the coding sequence ATGTGTGGCATGCGGATGCAGGGAATAAACCCTCAGAACATCCTCTTCCGGGCGATCATCGTCCTGATTCTTGTCGGACTGCTGGCGATGCCGGCAGCGGCGGAAGAGGCACTCCCGGACGCGGTCCGGGTGGATGCAACGTATAACGAAATGACTCCTGACTACGGCTATCTGAACTTCTCGAGTATTCAGCCAGCGCTCGACGCCGTCGCCGAAGGCGGCACCGTCACCGTCGACGGGGGGACGTATACGGGACACCTGAACATAACGCAGGCCGTCTCGCTCGTCACCGATGAAGACGCCGTCATCGACGCCGACGGCTGGGGTCTCGGTATCCTCATCTGCGTGGACGACGTCTCCGTTGAAGGCTTCACCGTGATCGGCGCGACGACCTACGGTATCGCCAGCAACATGGTTGACAACGCAGAGATCACCGGCAACACCGTCACCGTCCTCTCCGACGAGACCACGCTCGAAGCTCCCGTCGGGATCTATCTCAACGGAGGCGCCGGCCATATCGTCACCGAGAACACCGTCACGGTGGAGAGCGATCTTCCTGAAGAGGCGGGTATTGTCGCCTGGAACGTGGAGAACGCCGACGTCTCCGACAACATGGTCACCGTCTATGCCGAGTACGTCGCGATCGTACTCCTGGATACCGAGGCTTTAGAGGTTCATCCATTCGCCCAGTGGGGCGCAAGCGCCCGGCAGGACGAAGTCAGTGCTCTTGAGGATGAAGGGGACTTCAAATACGTCGAACCCATCGGGATTGTCGTGAACGGAACCGATGTACTGATCGACGAGAACTCGATCGGGGTCGTCGCAACATGCCTCGGCGAGCCCGGCGAGGACGCCTTCTACGGAGCATACCCCCTCGGCATCAAGGCCGATGGCGAATCCGTCGAGGTCACGGACAACATAATTGAGGTCGAGAGCGAAGCCACCGACTACTCCTACGGCGACGGAATTGCGGCGAGGGGTGCGCTTGCTCTCATCGAAGGCAACACCATCACCTCGATTGTGACCGCAGAGGATGCGGAGCCGTGGGGTATCAACCTCTACGATGCCCTGAAAGGCCAGGTCCTCGAGAACGAGGTCACTATCGCCATCTTCGCCGACTACGCCGACGATACCTACGGCATTCTTGCGGAAGAGTCCGGGAAGGCGCAGATACTCGACAATAACGTCACCTATACCGCAGAGATCGGCGGCCTGGATATCACCGAAGCGGGCGCCGGTATCGAAGGCGTCGCCGTCTATGACTGCTACCAGTCGCAGGTCGCCGGGAACGACGTTGAAGTCGCCATCATGGTCCTGGCGGTGAACGGACTCGATATCGGATCGGAAGACTCCGGCCTCTCCTCGACCGCCGCAGAGGTCTATGCCGACCTCACCGGCGAGATCGTCGAAGGGTGGGCCGGAGCAACCGGTATCGACGTCGACGAAAGTGACGAAGCCTGGGTCCTCGAAAACGAGATCGCCGTCGAGGTGCTCCTCGCATCGGTGGACATCGCCGAGAACGTAAGCGTCGTCGAAGGCGGGATCTGGTCGACGGGCCTGCTGATCGAGGATTCGTACGGTGCCGTAGCCTTCGGGAATACCATCGATGCCGGTTTCATGACGGCGGCAGAGGGGATCGGTAGCGGCGACAACGCCAGCGTCGCCTACACCAGACTCTCCAGCGAAGTCGCCGGCGTGGTACTCTACGACACAGAGGATGCGGAGGTCTCCGAAAACTGCATTACGGCCGAGAGCCTCCAGATTACCGTCGCGGAAGCCCTGGCAGCCATTTCGGAGGACGGCGGTCTGGTGTATCTCCTCGACACCCAGCTGGCCGAGGACGAGACGGAGATGAACGCGTTTGCCGCGTCTCTCGATGAAGAGGGTGCATATGCGGAGGCAATCTGGGAAGGCCTGAACGAGACCGCGCTCGCCCGCACACGCACAACTGCGGCCGCGGCCGGTATCTACGCCGATACCGATGGCGATACCGAGATCTATGACAACACCGTCGACGTAGCAATCGACTCTCTGGTCATGGATATCGCAATGTACGAAGTCATCAGTGAGGATGCGGTGACGTCCGCAGTCGGTCTTGCACAGGGCTTCGGTATCATCGGCCCCGACGGGTACGATGCATCCATATGCGGGAATACCGTCACGGTGGAATCAACCGGTGCCATTGAGGCAGTCTCAGCCGAAGGAGAGGTGTCCGCCGCAAGCGTACTGAGCGAATCGCAGCTCCGCGTCGCTGCACGGGGTATCGTCGGCCTTGCAGAGGAGAACGACATCTCCGATAACACTGTCGACATCGCCGCGATCGGCGAGTCCGAAGCCCTTGCATTCGAGGAAGTGCCCGACAGCCTGGCCGTTGCAGCCTCGCTGATCAAAACCCGTGCGGTCGGCATCACGATTCCCCTCGCCGCAGAGTCTTATGACAACGAAGTCAGCGACAACACGGTGAATGTTCTCTCCACCCTGACGCCCGTCTCTGCGGCAGAGGGCGTCTCCGGGGAAATCGCGGCGATCGTACAGGGCAGGGCTGCCGGCATCGGCATTCGCGCACCCAACGCCTGGATCTCCGGCAACGAGGTGGACGTCATCGCATGTGTGGATAACGCCACCGCCGTCGCTGCCGAGGCATCCATACAGGAAGTGATAAGCGAAAACATTGCGATCGCAACCGCTCAGGGTATTGTGACGAAGAACGCCATTGTCGAGGATAACGTCGTCTCCGCTGAAGGCATCGCCACCGGAACGGTCATTTCCGAGACGGAAGAACTCCTCGAGAACGCCGATGCCCTCATCCTCACCGAAGCCGTCGGCATCGGTATCCACGACCGCGGCCTCTCCACGATGATGCGCAACACCGTCACCGGAAACGGAGAAGCGGCCCTCTACGGCTATCTCGAGGGCTACCGCCTCGATGGGTTCGGCGTCGCCTTCGCCGAAGGTCTGGGTATCATGACGAATGGCGGAACCGTTGCCTACAACAATATCGAGAGCGGCCTGCTGGGCGACTATAAAAAGGACATCCCGACCAGCGCGGCATACAACTGGTGGGGCGATGCAAGCGGTCCGTCCGGTTACGGCCCGGGAACAGGAAGCCCCATCTACGGCGTCATCTACTACGACGATCCCATGACCTGGGAACCCTGGCTGACCCGCCCCTACGAGACCGTCCTTGACGAGGATAAGGCATACCTCGGTATCGAGCTCCGGCCCGACACGGGTCTTTCGAAGGGCTGGAACACGCTCTCGACGCCGATAGCCCTTGAGGACAATTCCTGGCGTGCCATCACCAGCATGGGCGAGGGGCTGAACTACAGCATCGCCTACACCTGGGACGCCGTCAGCCAGCGGTGGGTGCAGGTGCTTGACACCACCCGGATAAGCCCACTCGACGCCGTCTACGTGAAACTGCGTGAGGACGCCCGTCTTCCGGTCGCTATCAGCCCGGAGATCACGAGCCCGCCGGTGAAGTATCTCAAATCCGGCTGGAACCTCATCGGCCCTGCGTATGCCTTCGATCAGGATACCCTTGCATGGGACGAGATGAAGGTCGACAAGGCACTCATTTCGATCGAAGAGACGCCGGCAGGCCTCACCGGCTACACCGTCGTTCTCTCCCCGTCGATCAACGACGAAGCATGGGCGTATACCGCCGGCGCCGCCAAGACACCGACGATGAGCACCGGCTACGGCTACTGGGTCCAGATGGAGAACCCGGACGCCCTGGCCGGCTTCAGCTCGACGCCCCTCAATCTCCCGGAGATCGATCTCGGGTGGGGCTAA